CCGTCCCCCGCGCCCGCCCCGTCGGCCGACCGGCGCCGCCCCCTGATCCCGCTGCGCAGCGAGGACGTGCCCGCCGTGGAGCCGGTCCACTACCGGGTCCACCACCTCACCTCGTACCGCTACGCGAAGCCCGTCTCGCGCAACTACGGCCGCGCGCACGTCGAACCGCGCGCCACTCCGCACCAGCGGGTCCTCTCTCACGAGGTCGTCGTCGATCCGGCGCCCGCGCGCCTGACCGCGCACACCGACTTCTACGGGAACTCCTCGACCTACCTGCTGGTCGACACCGCGCACGACCAGCTGGAGGTGCACTCGCACGCCCGGGTCTCGGTGGCCGAGCGCCGCTACCCGCTCGAGCCGATGTCCCGCCCGTGGGAGCTGTGCACCCCCGAGCACTGGGGCCCGCTGATGCCGGGATCGAGCCTGGACTTCGTCCACCCCTCCCCGCGGATCCCCGAGGGCACCGCGGCGCGGGAGATCTCCGCGGAGGTGTTCACGCCCGGCCGCGCGATCGGCGAGTGCCTCGCGGACCTCACGGCGCTGATCCACCACGACTTCACCTACGACTCCGGCGCCACCACCGTCACCTCGACCCTCGACGAGGTCCTCGCCGCCCGGCACGGCGTCTGCCAGGACTTCTCCCACGTGGGCGTGGCGGCGGCGCGCGCTGCGGGTCTGGCCGCGCGGTACGTCTCGGGCTACCTGCGCACGGCCCCGTCGGCCGGGGGTGCGCTCGGCACCGAGCCGGCCGGCGAGATGATCGGCTCCGCCGCGTCCCACGCGTGGCTCAGCGTGCTCGTGCCCGGCACGGGCTGGGTCGACATCGACCCCACCAACCGCACCTTCGTGGACCAGCGCTTCGTCACCACCGCCTGGGGACGGGACTACGCGGACGTGCCGCCGCTGAAGGGCATCGTGGTCGGTCCGCCCGGCGCGACCAGCACCCTGAAGGTCGCCGTCGGCGTGGTCCCCGAAGCGCCCGAGCCGCCGCTCGGCGAGTCCCCCGCCTGAGGATCGGCCGACGGGGTCGGGCGGGCCGGTCGGTAGGCCCGTGCGGGCCGACCGACGGGACGGAATCCTCATTGATCCGGTGCGGGCGAGCGTAGCCTGAGCCCCGACTACCGGTCGGAAACGTCGGCACGCGCAGCGCGCTCCTGTGCCGGCGCCGCCGCCCGCGCCCCCCCCCGCACGCAGAACAGGATCAGCGATGAACGCCTCCTCCCCCGATCCGAAGACGGCCGCCGCCGCGACCCCGCCCTCCACCGTCGCCCTCGCACCCAAGCAGCTGGCCCAGACGCTCGAGGACGGCATGTACGCGAAGGCCACCGCCCCGCTGGGACGGATGTTCCTCCAGACCCTCTCCGGCGGCGCGTTCATCGCCCTGGGCTTCGTGTTCATGGTGACCTCGCAGCAGGGCATGGGCGACTGGCCGATCGGCATCGCGAAGCTGCTCGGCGGCGCGGTCTTCTCCGTGGGCCTCGGCCTCGTGGTCATCAGCGGCTCGGACCTGTTCACCGGCACCACCATGACCCTCGTGCCGCGCCTGTCCAAGCGCATCACCACCGGCCAGATGCTCAAGCACTGGGGCATCTCCGCCGGCGGCAACTTCCTCGGCGCCTTGGGTGTGGCGCTGCTGATCCTGTTCGCGGGCACCCACGCCACCAACGGCTCCGCCTGGGGCCTGGTGGTCCTGAACTCCACTCAGGCAAAGCTCTCCTACGACTGGCACCAGGCCTTCTTCCTCGGCATCCTCGCGAACTTCGCGGTCTGCCTGGCGGTGTGGGCCGCGACGGCCGGCAAGACCGTCGCCGACAAGATCCTCGCCGTCGCCGGCCCCGTGGCCCTGTTCGTCTCCACCGGCTTCGAGCACTCGGTCGCCAACATGTTCATGCTCCCCATGGGCCTGCTGATCAAGTACACCGCCGGTGACGCCTTCTGGCAGGGCGAGGCCATGCGCGCCGCCGGGAAGAGCGTCGAGGACTACGCCTCGATCACCGTGGGCTCCGCGCTGTGGGACAACCTGATCCCGGTGCTGCTGGGCAACATCGTGGGCGGCGCGGTGCTGGTCGGCGCCTACTTCTGGTCGGTCTACCGCCGCGGCGACGCAGACCTCGCGAAGGGCTGAGCGAAGGGCTGAGCGAAGGGCTGAGCGAAGGGCTGATCGCCGCCGTCGGACGGGCCCGGCGGCACTGCGGCCGAACCGTCGGCCGACGGGCCCGCCCCGGCCCCGCCACCCGAGCACGCCCCCTGAGCGGGCCGCGCCGCACCCTGCGGCGTCGGCCCGCTCACACTGTCCCGGGGGCCGGGGAATTCCGCGTATAGAGTGGTGCGGAAATCCGTGCGACCCGGCGCCACCGCGCCACGAGACCGAGGTGAGATGTCCTCCTCCCAGCAGCCCTTCCGCCTGGCAGTGATCGGCTCCGGCCCCGCCGGCGTCTACGCCGCAGAGACCCTGCTGCGCTCCGCGCCGGTCAAGAGCGGCGAGCTCGAGGTGAGCATCGACCTGTTCGACCGGTTCCCGGCGCCGTTCGGGCTCATCCGCTACGGCGTGGCCCCCGACCACCCGCGCATCAAGGGCATCATCACCGCCCTGCACCGCATCCTGGGCCGCGGCGACATCCGCTTCCTCGGCGACGTCGAGTTCGGCACCGACCTCACCATCGAGGACCTGCGCACCCACTACGACGCGGTCATCCTCGCCACCGGCGCCCTCAAGGACGCGGACCTGGACGTGCCCGGCATCGAGCTCGAGGGCTCCCACGGCGCCGCCGACTTCGTCGCCTGGTACGACGGCAACCCCGACTACCCCCGCACCTGGGACCTCGACGCCGAGCAGGTCGCCGTGATCGGCAACGGCAACGTCGCCCTGGACGTCGCCCGCGTGCTCGCCAAGAGCGCCGACGAGCTGCTACGCACCGAGATCCCCGCCAACGTCTACGAGGGGCTGAAGGCCGCCTCCACCACCGACGTGCACGTCTTCGGCCGCCGCGGCCCCGCGCAGACCAAGTTCTCCCCCCTCGAGGCACGCGAGCTCGCCCACCCCAAGGGCCTGCAGGTCGTCATGGACCCCCGCGACCTCGAGCAGATCACCGAGGCCGAATGGGAGACCATCAAGGCCGACAAACGCACCGACCAGGTCGTGCAGACCTTCGTGGGCTGGCTCGAGGAGCAGCAGCGCCGCGAGGCCGCCGGCGAGGAGCCCACCGACCGCGAGGGCAACCCCGTCGAGCGCCGCCTGCACATGCACTTCTGGCACCGCCCCGTCGAGGTCCTCGGCGAGGACGGGACCGTCACCGGCATGCGCTTCGAGCGCACCCGTCTGGATGCAGAGGGCAACCTCGAGGGCACCGGCGAGATGGTCGACTACGAGCTCGGCGCCGTCTACCGTGCCGTGGGCTACCACGGCTCCGAGCTGCCGGGCGTGCCCTACGACGCCCGCCGCGGCGTCATCATCAACACCGCCGGGCGCGTCACCGAGGCCGACGGCACCGTCATCCCCGGCGTCTACGCCAACGGCTGGATCAAGCGCGGCCCCGTGGGCCTGATCGGCGCGACCAAGTCCGACGCGATCGAAACCATCACCTGCCTGCTCGAGGACATCGAGTCCGGCACCCTGGCCTCCGCCCCCGAGCGCGACGACGACGCGATCCTGCGCGTCCTCGACGAGCGCGGCGTGCAGTACACGACCTGGGACGGATGGATGGCCCTGGACGCCCACGAGAAGGCGCTCGGCGCCGCCGCGGTGGACGCCGACGGCGAGCCCCGTGCCCGTATCAAGGTCGTGGACCGTGAGGAGATGGTGCGCGTCTCCCGCGAGGGCGTGAACTCCCCCGCCAACGCCTGAGCGGGTTCTTCCTCCCGGCCACGGTGCCTGAGGCGTCGCTACCCATGCGTGGTGGCGACGCGTCAGGCACCGTGGCTGCAGATTGGCGACGCGCCAGCCCCACTCCCCCGGCCACGGTGCCTGAACTGTCGCTACCCAAGCGCGATAGCGACGCGTCAAGCACCCTGGCTGCGTTTTGGCGACACGTCAGGCACCCTGCTCGAGCCTCAGCGCCGGATGGAGGTGAGGTAGTCGCCGATGCGGTCCACCGCGTAGGCGAGCAGGTCCACGGACGGCAGCGTCACCAGGCGGAAGTGGTCCGGGGTGTCGAGGTTGAAGCCGGTGCCCTGGGTGACCAGGAGCTTCTTCGAGCGCAGCAGGTCATAGGCGAACTGCTCGTCATCCTGGATGGGGTACATCTCGGGATCCAGGCGCGGGAACATGTACAGCGCACCGGAAGCCTTGACGACGCTGACGCCGTCGATGGCGGACAGTCCCTCGTAGGCGACGTCGCGCTGCTCGCGCAGGCGTCCGCCGGGCAGGATCAGCTGGTTGATGGACTGGTGCCCGCCGAGGGCGGTGGCGACCACGTGCTGGGCGGGGACGTTCGGGCACAGGCGCATGTTGGAGAGCACGTCCAGGCCCTCGATGAAGCTGTCGGCATGGTCCTTCGGCCCGTACAGCGCCATCCACCCGGCGCGGAAGCCGGCCACCCGGTAGGCCTTGGACAGGCCGTTGAAGGTGATGGACAGAAGATCGGGGGCGAGCGAGGCGATCGGGGTGTGCACCGCGTCGTCGTAGAGGATCTTGTCGTAGATCTCGTCGGCGAGGATCAGCAGCCCGTGCTTGCGCGCCACCGCGACAATGTCCTTCAGGACGTGCTCAGGGTAGACCGCGCCGGTGGGGTTGTTGGGGTTGATGATGACGATCGCCTTCGTGCGCGGGGTGACCTTGTCCGCGATGTCGGTGACGTCGGGCCACCAGTTCTGCTCCTCGTCGCAGCGGTAGTGCACGGCGCGGCCGCCCGCGAGGGACACGGACGCGGTCCACAGCGGGTAGTCGGGCTGCGGCACGAGCACCTCGTCGCCGTCGTCCACGAGGGCCTGGCACACCATCTGGATCAGCTCGGAGACCCCGTTGCCGAGGTACACGTCGTCCAGCCCGATGCCGGGCATGTTGCGGGTCTGGTAATACTGCGCGACCGCACGGC
This genomic interval from Brachybacterium aquaticum contains the following:
- a CDS encoding transglutaminase family protein; the protein is MPEPSPAPAPSADRRRPLIPLRSEDVPAVEPVHYRVHHLTSYRYAKPVSRNYGRAHVEPRATPHQRVLSHEVVVDPAPARLTAHTDFYGNSSTYLLVDTAHDQLEVHSHARVSVAERRYPLEPMSRPWELCTPEHWGPLMPGSSLDFVHPSPRIPEGTAAREISAEVFTPGRAIGECLADLTALIHHDFTYDSGATTVTSTLDEVLAARHGVCQDFSHVGVAAARAAGLAARYVSGYLRTAPSAGGALGTEPAGEMIGSAASHAWLSVLVPGTGWVDIDPTNRTFVDQRFVTTAWGRDYADVPPLKGIVVGPPGATSTLKVAVGVVPEAPEPPLGESPA
- a CDS encoding formate transporter FocA, with the translated sequence MNASSPDPKTAAAATPPSTVALAPKQLAQTLEDGMYAKATAPLGRMFLQTLSGGAFIALGFVFMVTSQQGMGDWPIGIAKLLGGAVFSVGLGLVVISGSDLFTGTTMTLVPRLSKRITTGQMLKHWGISAGGNFLGALGVALLILFAGTHATNGSAWGLVVLNSTQAKLSYDWHQAFFLGILANFAVCLAVWAATAGKTVADKILAVAGPVALFVSTGFEHSVANMFMLPMGLLIKYTAGDAFWQGEAMRAAGKSVEDYASITVGSALWDNLIPVLLGNIVGGAVLVGAYFWSVYRRGDADLAKG
- a CDS encoding FAD-dependent oxidoreductase, whose translation is MSSSQQPFRLAVIGSGPAGVYAAETLLRSAPVKSGELEVSIDLFDRFPAPFGLIRYGVAPDHPRIKGIITALHRILGRGDIRFLGDVEFGTDLTIEDLRTHYDAVILATGALKDADLDVPGIELEGSHGAADFVAWYDGNPDYPRTWDLDAEQVAVIGNGNVALDVARVLAKSADELLRTEIPANVYEGLKAASTTDVHVFGRRGPAQTKFSPLEARELAHPKGLQVVMDPRDLEQITEAEWETIKADKRTDQVVQTFVGWLEEQQRREAAGEEPTDREGNPVERRLHMHFWHRPVEVLGEDGTVTGMRFERTRLDAEGNLEGTGEMVDYELGAVYRAVGYHGSELPGVPYDARRGVIINTAGRVTEADGTVIPGVYANGWIKRGPVGLIGATKSDAIETITCLLEDIESGTLASAPERDDDAILRVLDERGVQYTTWDGWMALDAHEKALGAAAVDADGEPRARIKVVDREEMVRVSREGVNSPANA
- a CDS encoding pyridoxal phosphate-dependent aminotransferase → MILTQSSKLRDVCYEIRGPVPAEAARMEAEGHKVIKLNIGNPAPFGFEAPDEILVDMIRNLPTAQGYSDSKGIPSARRAVAQYYQTRNMPGIGLDDVYLGNGVSELIQMVCQALVDDGDEVLVPQPDYPLWTASVSLAGGRAVHYRCDEEQNWWPDVTDIADKVTPRTKAIVIINPNNPTGAVYPEHVLKDIVAVARKHGLLILADEIYDKILYDDAVHTPIASLAPDLLSITFNGLSKAYRVAGFRAGWMALYGPKDHADSFIEGLDVLSNMRLCPNVPAQHVVATALGGHQSINQLILPGGRLREQRDVAYEGLSAIDGVSVVKASGALYMFPRLDPEMYPIQDDEQFAYDLLRSKKLLVTQGTGFNLDTPDHFRLVTLPSVDLLAYAVDRIGDYLTSIRR